The Raphanus sativus cultivar WK10039 chromosome 6, ASM80110v3, whole genome shotgun sequence sequence AAGAGACACACTACTTGTTCCTACACACCGCAGCAGAACGGAGTGGCAGAAAGGATGAACAGAACGATTATGAATAAGGTGCGAAGCATGTTGGCTGAAACAGGTTTTGGGAAACAGTTTTGGTGTGAGACAGCATCTACGGCAGTGTATCTGATTAATCATTCTCCTACGTCGTCATTGGATTTTAAAATTCCTGAAGAGGTTTGGTCGGGTAGGAAGGTGACACTTAAGCATCTTAAGAGGTTTGGGTGTGAAGCGTTTGTGCATACTGTTCAAGACAAGATGAGTCCTAGAGCTACGAAGGGTTATTTTGTTGGATACCCTCAGGGAGTTAAGGGTTATCGAGTTTGGTTACCAGATGATGGGAAGTGTACTGTCAGCCGAAATGTGACATTCAATGAAGACAAAGTGTTCAAGGATAAGGTGGAGTCAGTTCCTAAGGTTTCTAAACAAGACAAGAAGGGTAAAAGAGTGTCATTCAACTTTGATAAAACATTTGAGGATACAGAATCAGGTGGAGTTACATCAGAGGAAGTGAATGATTCGTCTAGCTCAGAGGCAGAAGATACAGACAGCTCAGAGTCTGATTCAGTTGAACAGGGAGAGGCAGAAACGTCATCAGAAAGCTTGAGTGATTATGTGTTGGCCAGAGACCGAGCTAAGAGGAATATTAAGAAGCCATCAATGTATGAGGAAGGAGGAGATTATGTGGTTGCGTATGCGTTGCTGTGTGCTCAGGATATTGAGATAGATGAACCTAAGACTGTGGCTGAAGCTAAAAGAAGCAAGTATTGGAAGTACTGGAAGCTAGCTATGAAGGAAGAGATTGATTCTTTAGCAAAGAACAAGACTTGGCTAGTGGTTAACAAACCAGGAAAGAAGAAGATTGTGGGTTGTAAATGGATTTTCAAGTATAAACGAGGGATTCCTGGAGTTGAACCTCCAAGGTTTAAAGCTCGATTGGTCGCAAAAGGGTTTACTCAGATCGAGGGTATTGACTACAACGAAATCTTCTCTCCAGTTGTAAAACATGTGACTATTCGGCTTATGCTATCAGTGGTGGTTAACTACGACATGGAACTAGAACAACTAGACGTGAAGACTGCATTTCTACATGGAACTCTGGATGAGGAAATCTATATGAGTCAACCAGAGGGGTTTATTGAGAAGGGAGACGAGTCTAAAGTGTGTTTACTTAAGAGGTCATTGTACGGATTGAAGCAGTCTCCTCGACAATGGAACCAAAGGTTTGATGAGTTCATGAAGAGACAGGGGTACAATCAGAGTGTTCATGATCCATGCGTGTATTTTAAGGGAAAGACTTTGGAGGATAAAGTTTTCTTACTGCTCTACGTGGATGACATGCTGATTGCATCGAAAGATATGAAGAGAATTCAGAAGTTGAAAGAAAGTCTAAGTTCagagtttgaaatgaaagatttAGGCAAAGCTACTCGTATCTTGGGGATGGACATCATACGTGACAGGAAGAAAGGGATTCTAAAGCTTTCACAGGAGAAATACTTGAGACAAGTATTGAAGAATTTTAACATGGAAGGAGCTAAACCAGATGTGACACCGGTTAGCTCGCAACACAAGTTGAGAAAGTTATCTGATAAAGAGATCGTGGAAGAAGCTGACTACATGGATAAGATACCCTATGCTAGTGCGGTTGGAAGCCTAATGTATGCAATGATTGGCTCTAGACCTGATTTGGGATTTGCTATTTGTCTGATCAGCAGATACATGTCTTAACCAGGAAGAGCTCACTGGGATGCTGTCAGATGGGTTTTTAAGTACTTAACAGGAGCATTGGATATTTGTCTAACGTTCACTAAGCAAGAAGTGTTTGAGATTGTTGGTTACAGTGATTCAAATTACAATTCAGATTTGGATCGGAGGAGATCGGTTTCAGCTTATCTTTTTCAAGTTGGTGGGAACACTGTCAGTTGGCGAGCCACACTGCAGTCTGTAGTTGCATTATCAACCACAGAAGCTGAGTATATGGCTCTCACTGAAGCAGCGAAGGAGGGTAAATGGTTAATGATGATTTGTGATGAATTGGGGTTCAGTTTCAAGAGCTACAAATTATATTGTGATGCGCAAAGTGCAATATGCCTAGTTAAGAATGCAGTTCACCATGGCAGGACTAAGCACATGGATACTAAATACCATTTCATCAGAGATAAGGTTCACGAGGGTTCCGTTAACCTAATCAAGGTCCATACTACTCTAAATGCAGCTGACTTCCTAACGAAGTGTTTACCTGGTCCGGCGTTTCAGAAGTGTCTGGAGCTGGCCAAAGTCCTCGCCTGATTGGATGAGGTGGAGATTGCAGTAACCTTGTCGATTTGGTTACCTCGCAATCAAAGAAAGGAAACGGGTTAGTTTCTGGGATAATAAGTCGACAAAAGCTAAATCGTATGGTAAAATACGattgaagaaaaacaaagagaaaaggagTTTACCTTGCTTGAAGAGTGAGAAGACAACTGCAGATCGGTGAAGGATCTACACTTGTTTATCGGCTGCGGTAAAGCTGAGAAGTTCGATCGGTTGAGATTGAAACTGAGGAGAGAGATTGGGTCGAGATGTGATGAAGGTTTCGTCAGGAGAGTTTATGATTGGTAAGGTTGGGTGGAGTTCACGACAGGTTGAGAGGTCTCTGGTTTCGCCTAAGGGGGATCTAGGGTTTCAGACAGCAGATCGACAAGGTGGAGTTTGTGAATGTTTGTCGCATCCAGCTGATCTAAAACGGAAGTGGGCTTCATATGGGTTTCGGGTAATTGATGTGGGCTTCACGTCGTCACCTGAAAAGCAAGCAACTGGCCTATTAGTCAAAACGACGAGGTATTGATTAATGAAGCTATATCAGCTTCATCGTCATCACAAGTCAAGTTGCAAGCGAGTGTAACAGAGTTAGTTACAGATCAGAGCAAAGAGAATCAAGAGGAGAAGAGTCTTATCTCGGAGACGATCGCGACGGAGACGGTGGAGAGCTGATCGCGATCTATCCAACGGAGAATCTGATTACCGGTGGTGTATTTCAGAGGTAGTCTTTGCACATAGAACTCGGTGTGATCCGTTTTACTTGTGTTGAAAGATACCAAGACTTTGTACTTGATtcaaacgcttatagtgatcaGTTGAGAGCTCCGATCTCTCCCCGGACAGTAGGAAACGCAGTCCGGGTTAACAAATCTTGTGTGTTGATTGCGTTTACGTTTTCTTTACTCGTTTACCTGCAAATCAAACAACAACAGCATCGATAAGATCTCAAATCGTATACTGAATCGAAAAGCTAAACCTAACAATGTGTCTAAGTAACTGACTTCTCTTTTCCAAACATTTCTCCTTCTGAATATATCCAGAAGTTACTGAAAGAAACTGCACGGAACCATTTTTTGTATCTTAcggttctttttcttcttccatgGCTCTGTTTCTCTAAGTACTACGTTTCTTCCTCCTTTTGCAGGTTTTCCGTGTGGGTCTTTGGCGCTTGGATGAATTCTGGTATTACAGTGTGTTCACACTATTCATGCTTCTCATGTTCGAGTCAACAATGGCAAAAAGCCGTCTGAAGACGTTAACCGACCTAGGACGAATTAGGGTGGACACTCATGGTGTATGGATGTGGACGTTTGTGATTAAGTAGCACACAAGTTTTCCTTAAAAGATTGCTTTAATATTGCTGTGTCTGAAAAAGTCGAATTTTAGGTGGGCAAAGCTCTTAGGCACTGGTCTGCTGCCAAGAGATGTTGTGTCTATTGGGAGGCAGTCTACTGGTTTATTCTGGAGGAGAGGATAAGACAGTACCAGCGGACATGGTTTTACTTTTCTTATCACATGAGCTGGCTTGAAACGTTGCTGTGAGTTGTTGTGGCCTTAGTATACTCCAGCCCAGATTGGAATACATCTTGGCCCAAGCTATTGACAAGTCCATCACTTCTCCTTGTGCTACAAAATATCAGAGAAGCATGTGAAGGAAGCGAGAGTCTGTTACGAACAGTGACTCCACGCAAGAGAGTCATCTTCTTTGTGtgacttagagagagagagaaagatcaagagagagagagcttctcGGTTATCTCTTTGTATTCTGATAttctcttctctgtttcttcacCTTCTTATATCTTGAGAGATCTATTGTAAACACCTTCGATCGGTTTGATCGGTAATAATGGAAAGGCCGAGAGACCTTCTTCTCTCCCGGTGAGTAGCTCTCTTCCACATCGGAAGAGGAGGTGAACACCGGTCACCAAAAATCTGCGAACTGATTGTTGATACAGGTTGAATCGGATATCAATTCTCAACAGTTGCGTCATGACATTATAGGAGAAATCGTCGCCAGAGAAGCTGCTGTCTCAACAATGGATTAGTACAACAGCATCATTTCATGCAAGGGGGCTACACATCTCCTCTAAGGACTATATCGTGTCTCCCAAGCAACTAAACCATCACCAGGGTTTCGGCCGCTTTATGGTCCAAACTGTTTCTTTTCAAGTTTTCATTTCTCATACCAAAACTAACTCGGTCCATAAACAATCAATTTTAATCTCCCTAAAAGGCCTACTTACAACACGAACAAAATCAGTaatcaaaaatacaaatttaacaAAGACTAATAATTATACTGACCCATAAATCATTTAACTacaataaataattgacatccactatatatgaaataatattatCCCCTACCACACTATCATCTATTTCCTTACACCAAATTCAAgtttaactaggtgttttcctgcaccatgtgcagtaaaagaattttaaaatattttaatagataaatataaattatatttatttttttattaatattataaattttctttttttatcaatattttaatataaatttgatataactgaacattaaaattaagataaaaacaattttgtttaaaatttcaactattttggaacagagggagtagttattaccatattttaaaaagtttaccaaaaatataaattaaccttaaatataattgttcatatcatatttatttataagacatgtcatcaattttagtagctatgtcacaattattaatctaagaGTTTttctgcaccatgtgtagtgatgaattttttaaaagttaaattttatattttaaaatgtaatttattaatattatatattttattattttgaccaataattaatataaatatcattaattaagcataaaattaagagaaaatattttttttaaaaaattatatttaagaatatatatgtatatatataaagttaaaatcttagataaaaaaaatatttatttcatttggttaaatgtattaaatcaacttgtaaaagattactaaaaacatataaaattgtatggttatcaaaaattaaaactaaataatatttatataatttgcagatacctaaaagaaactaatgatattacgatttaaatttttaaaaaaatacagaaatttagaaaattttagataacaaaacttttataattataaagtaaaattatataatatttccaaattaaaaatgtcatatttgaatatatttattttagtgataatttgtgagttattaacatattctataaagtttaccaaaaatataaatcaatattagatgtaatatatgagttattgccatattctaaaaagatttccaaaaatatatatcagcattaaatataattgtccatgtcatatttaaccatatgacatgtcatcaatcttaatagccacgtcacaatttttttgtgaaaatgattgtagagaagacatgtggcaaatcacttctcaaatatagactaggatACCAAACATCTAGATCTGGGTATTCAGGTCTTCGGATTGGATTCGAGCCGATTCCTTTCAGATCCGGATCTTTTGAGTCTTAGATATTTAGATTCAATAGGTACTTCTAATTTTTTGGTTGGGTTCGGATCGTTTGGGATCTATAATTAAATAGTTGTAACATATCCATTATTTTTGGGTCCACATTGGGtctggatcgggttcggatatttagaatctaaaaaacaagaaatatgttaatttcatcaaatttagtcaaaatatgtcatacatatctaaatttttacaaaataaattaaaataaactattaaaactaaaataaaacattttttaaattctaaattttacatttaaagtttcatattacttgaaaattttacaaaaaaataataaagatttttagcaaaaaaatatttcaactaaatcataaaatatataaactagaacacaacaaaacatagttttgaatattcatgtttttaagtCGGGTATTAAACGGTTCTTATCGGGTCGGTTCTTTTCAGGTCTAAATCTATTTGGATCGATTCTTTTTGGTTCTGGTTCTttcggatataaatattttggaccCAATAGATACTTATaaattttcggttcggttttggttcggatatttttgggtcggttctAATTTGAGTTTTCTAGTCGaggttaaaaagaaaatttatctagaaatatgaaaactacttaaaataaacaaatttattttaaacgacttataatataaaacagagAGAATAATACATTTGTATGttacgattttttttcttcttttttctgtCAGCTGGCGTTTTTTTTTCAGAGTTTAGaagttcaaaatatatttatttgttggCCAACAAATAAGATAATACTTCTATCTACATGAAAACTAAGATAATACTGGTGTGTGTTGGAAGGGGCTAATTTGGTAATGATGCACCCATAGTTTCTGCAGAACTTGATTTTCCGCTGCACTAttattaagttacaaaaaaaaaaactaagataatACTGTAGTATTTTGGTTTCTAGTTCTAGCCAATTGTTACCCTTTAAAACCAGCGAGTGacacaagaagaaaaaatcTTGCTAGGATGCGATCACAGCGGAACACGTGGAGGATGGTGATTAGATCGACCAAGTGAAAGACATGCAACTTTTGTAGAAATATATGAGCAGATATGACGTGGGCCAACACAAATCTGACGTGGCAAAAGGTAGACTTTGATATAGATTCTCCAAAAACGCAAGTTGATAAACTTTAGAATGTGGCAGCGACCTACGGAACCTTTTTGTTGAAATTCAATGGTTTACTGACACGTCGTTGAATCCAACCTTCCTTCGCTTTTCCTTATCCACACGTACAAACTGACTGGTCCGATTCCTGATCATGCAGAGTATACTGAGCACATACAATTAAATCTCTTTGTTGATAAATTGtattgtctttttatttatatatctctTTAGTTTCTGTAACCAAACCCGGCTTGTGTTTGTCGGGTGGTTTTATTTGGACCCGGATTTCTTTATGTTTGGGTCtttttcggtttgggttttggaCTCGTTTTGGTTGTACTTGGGCTTCGgtcttttataataaaattagacggaaaaaaaagattctgggaaagaaacaaatatcaaaaaccAAGCAATCTAAATGACAGCTTTCTCCATATCTAGGATAAATACTGGTAAATAGAAAGAGACGATTTCTTTATTCATCTTGACGTACACAAAGAACACAGAACATAGCTGTTCTTTGTTGATCTAAAATGTATAACTCGTGTAAAAAGATAGCTGTCATCTTAACATTTGCACACAAAAATAGCTGTCAAATACATGaagttctaaaatattttttgtcaaaaaaaagggagttctaaatatttaatttaggtTTTGACTCGTTATCATTATAAGAACTAAGAGTAAACGACcaagatgaaaaaaatatattattttgtcaaaataataatttaggtTTTCCGTTtactcttaatttttttttcttttcacaaaaaaactaaaagtaaacGAAAAgatgaaaattattattttttcaatcaAGTAGGATTATATTTCGTCTTGGTTATACTAGTTATTATCTAAACAGAAAAAcattcattattattttaagtttgaTGAGagtaacattatatttttaataaaattattttctcctctgtttttcactatatatttttcacattttatatatatatctattcgGTCAGTATATAAAAAGACACAATTATTACTCTGAAATAAACGAATTATCCCTTAAAATTAATtggaaatcattttaaatttcttttaactTTTAGTAGTCCTTtcttttatgatataaattacAGGTCACTTTCAACTATGTAAAATTTTTGTGGTTATATGTAACTTAAGATAGATTGTGAACATGAACTTCCACAAAGAAAATGATGCTCTATAAATAAATGAAGGTTGTCAATACTATTATTTTAGTCTCTTAATTCAGAGTAagttaaatatatcatttaaaataaaaaattttacaCCCAGaccaattataaatttaatataatatatatttaaacaaattctacgtattatttaaattcagtaaaatacaaaaaaacataacttcaattaaggtttttatataataattaggTGACTCTTTCATGCTCAtgcatagatatataatttaaaacttttaaattaaattataattagtgagtgtgtcatttttattttttatcactAATTtaaacagactcatatagattCTGCAAACTAAACTGGTAGCTCCGGATTTATATGGATAACAAACAAAAGTTGATTTCTTGCATTGCGTGCGAGACTATCTGctatgttttgtctttttcacttatattaatgtgtttttttgaaattaattttaattaaatacacttcattcacttctccattaaatcaatgtcaaaattatttattttatcagattcaaaaaatacatttttattggataaacaattatgaaaattataatatcaactattCATTTAACAATTCTGAACgaaaaagtattaccaaatttgaattaaaattgGATAAATATCCAAACGGTTTTacaattttggtatctagagaattAGAATTAAACCTGatccaaacaaaatatttagggtattcgaatgtatttgaatcatatttatatacttgaatatgttagctatttttagagttaatatccaatatataagttattttaaaattgtctaaaatatttgaaatataaaaaaattatcaaaagtaaacatctaaagtagataaacaataatcaaaacaccaaaaatacttaaaatatgtatttattctCCAACCAAAAACCtgtctttaatttttaatttaggtactttggcttatattactcaaatatatatgttatattatttttatttttagatttaggaaaatttaaagtatatataaattttaaaataatttaaacggattatccgaacccgcaaagatctggaTCGAacggaaccaaaatttataaatacctgAATAAATCTAGAATTTTTAAgctcaaaaatctcaaacctGAATAGATTTCTACTGAATTTGAGTGGGTATCCAAAAATCCACACATatcttagtcaatataaaacgatcaaatatataaatacattatttaatataaataaatgaaaactaaaacagaaaattaatactCATATCAAGATTTAGTCTTAATTAAaccagaaagaagaagaaatgaaatTTAAAGGTCAACCGtacaacattttcttatttcaAGTGTGAAGATGAATATGCTTTATCtcaaaaaactaattaaaaacattatttcGGATATTTTATTatggaaaatattataaaagtttaaatttgaaaacatataatttgaagctatacaaaatatttttttatttttttttattttagttttagtttttttggtctctttaaaaagaattattttggctattttctttattaataactcttttgatgaaaaattaaaatatgaactaTTCGAAAGAATTGTCCttaattaaaaggaaaaagaatAGATGCGAATAATACACATAAAAAGATACGATTTATGATTATTAAAATCGGGCAACCCGACCCGGTAATAATAAAGGGGGCGAAAAGGAAAATATCGGAGGCCACATAAACTTGTGGCTGAGAAATGAATGGTGATGCTGACGTGGTACCCCCCTCCTCTTTTATACGGATCTAAATCCCTTCTTTCAACACTTCACCTCCATATCTCTCCTCCTCCCCCAAATCTcccaaaaacacacacacacacacaaatattttataaaaaagaaaacaaatatttccaCAGAGTAAGAAGAATCAGAGACTGCCCCGCgagcttttctttctttttttcacaCCTCTGTTTTTGATTAAAGAAGAAATGATGATGGAAAGTAGAGATCCAGCTATTAAGCTCTTCGGTATGAAAATCCCTTTCCCGGCTGTTTTTGAACAACCGTTGACGGTGGCGGTGGTTGAGGAAGAGCATACCGGCGGAGATGATAAATCACTAGAGAAGGTACTGATATATTGATTGATTATATGCTCTGTTTTCTTTAAAAGGGATCAAGAAAAGCAAtttcgtaaaataaaatattgaaacttGTTAGTAAAATTAGACAGAAGTAAATGGAAGTCTTCAAGTAGTTAGTTTTCATACAGACAAATATGTTTTGTCTGAATCTCATAAAATTTGACAGAATCCTCTGTTTCGAGCTCATCATCATGTCCAATAGTTTTAAGCTCTTTGGATCTACAATTTGTGTTATGGTTTTTCCATCAAGCAAAGTTGCCAtctttatgttttttgttttcttaatagtGTTATGTTAATCATAGAGATTCTAGGAGTTGatgaagattatatattttctcaatTACTTTTAAGAATAATTGTTTGATTATTCGTCTAGAACTTTCTTTTGAGACTTTGTTTATTCATTGGTCCATTGCAAGTGTTCTTATTTTAactgtttttttaattacctCTCTCAGGTAACTACAGAGCAAGTAACTCCAGAGTTATCAGAGAAGAAGAATAActgtaacaacaacaacaatctgAATGATTCAAAACCCGAGACAGGGGACAAAGAGGAAGAGGCGACATCAACTGATGATCAGACAGAGAGCGATCAGCAGACAACAGAAGACGGTAAAACCCTGAAGAAACCAACCAAGATTCTGCCTTGTCCCAGGTGCAAAAGCATGGACACCAAGTTCTGTTATTACAACAACTACAACATCAACCAGCCTCGCCATTTCTGCAAGGCCTGTCAGAGATACTGGACCGCCGGAGGCACCATGAGGAACGTACCCGTCGGTGCTGGACGCCGCAAGCACAAAAGCTCCTCCTCTCATTACCGTCACATCACCATCTCCGAGGCTCTCCAGGCTGCAAGGCTCGATCCCGGCTTACAATCCAACACACGTGTCCTGAGCTTTGGTTTACAAGCTCATCAGCAGCACGCTGCTCCCATTACCCCTGTGATGAAGCTACAAGGAGACCAGAAAGTCCAAAACGGAGCTAGAAACGGGTTAGCGGATCAGCGGGTTGAGAATGGAGATGACTGCTCAAGTGGATCCTCTGTGACTACTACCTCAGTGGATGAAACAAGAGCACAGAACTGCAGAGTTGTTGAACCACAAAtgaacagcaacaacaacatgaaTGGTTATGCTTGCATCCCTGGTGTACCATGGC is a genomic window containing:
- the LOC108813543 gene encoding cyclic dof factor 3 encodes the protein MMMESRDPAIKLFGMKIPFPAVFEQPLTVAVVEEEHTGGDDKSLEKVTTEQVTPELSEKKNNCNNNNNLNDSKPETGDKEEEATSTDDQTESDQQTTEDGKTLKKPTKILPCPRCKSMDTKFCYYNNYNINQPRHFCKACQRYWTAGGTMRNVPVGAGRRKHKSSSSHYRHITISEALQAARLDPGLQSNTRVLSFGLQAHQQHAAPITPVMKLQGDQKVQNGARNGLADQRVENGDDCSSGSSVTTTSVDETRAQNCRVVEPQMNSNNNMNGYACIPGVPWPYTWNPAMPPPGFYPPPGYPMPFYPYWTIPMLPPNQSSSPISQKGWSPNSPTLGKHSRDEEPSRKGDETERKQRNGRVIVPKTLRIDDPDEAAKSSIWTTLGIKNEGSRLGSKGGGMFKGFDQKTKKSNNENPPLLSANPAALSRSLNFQERV